TTCATACAGAACTAAATCCAGCTCATATTTATTTCCTAATGTATTTTTTAAAATTTGAATCGTAAGGGATGCTAAAAATGGATTAACACTATGGTGAACAGAAATCAAAATACGTTTATTTGATAGATCTTGCGCAATGTTTAAGATTGAAGAGTAGTTTATTTCAGATAAAATACTTCTATAACGTTGAAGTGGGTCATCAGGATAAAACTGGTTTTGACAAAAATCCATAAAGTCGTGGACATCTTTGGAATCTGTAGGTGTTCTTAAATTTTGGGCTGTTAAAAAAATTCCCCAAGAATCGAAATTAAGCACAAAACCATTAAAATAATAAAGTTGTGAATGGTATTGATAGAGATAATGGGACAAGATGCGGTGCCTTTTTGGGAAAGCTTCACTTTCAATATAGCCAATACGACACAAGTAACTTAAAATTTGTTGATTTTGATAATCTAAGTAAGTTTTTTCTTCTCGTTGCTGTTTTGCCAGTCGAAAAGCAAATGGCGAGTAAACTGAAAAATTTCGCGTACTACAGAAGAAATCGTAAAACATTAGACCTTCATGAAGTGTATAAGGGCGATCATAGTTTTTCATATATTGAAATAAAATACTATTTATAATATCAAAAAGCGGACGATCCTTTTGTTCAAAATCTTTTGGAAAACTGTAATCACGTGTTTGATTAAAGCGGGTAAAAGATATTTTCATCCATAGTTTAATTTGAAGTTCTTCCATCTGGTCAAAGGTTACGTCTAGTTGTTCTTTGAGGTCTTGGATAAGGGGACCATACATTTGATTGACTTCTTTACTGAACTCGCTTTTGTTTTCTTTTAAAAACCAATAATAGCTATAAAAAAAATAACGAATTTGATTTTCACTGCCGGTTATTTTTCCTCGTTTAATGGTTATTTGGAATTCTTCCAAAAGTTCGTTTAGTTCGGCAATCCGTCTATAGTAAGTTGCGGAGCTAATATTAAATTGATCTTGAAAAACTGGTCCGTTGATGGATCCATTGTCAAAAAGCCACTTCACTATTTGAAATTTTGTTGAGTGTTCTAAAAATTTTAGAAAGCACACTTTTAGCGGGAAGGTGGGATCTTTTTTAAAAGTGAGAGTTTGCTGTTCTTCGATTATTTCAATACTATTAGAGAAACCATTTTCTACGACAAAATCAGCTAATAATGCCAGATACTCTGTCAATGTATTTGGTGTAATTACCAAATTTTTACAGAGTTCATCTTTGGTGCAAATACCACCATTATTGTACAAATAAACCAGAATGTCGTTCATAAAATCATATGGTTTTTCTAATAACTCTCTTTTTAGCAAAGTAACACCCCCTTGGTAATACGATCAATGATTTCATAGCTTTAAAAATGCCAGTGGAAAATTAGTACATTTATATAATATTAGAAAAAATAAAAAAAATGAAGTAAAATGAAGTCGATTGAGACAAAAGGAGCGTAGCGAAATGAAAAAAACAGTAGTTATCGGTGCCTCCCATAGTGGACAGATGGTAGCAAGTGAAATTAAACGATTTGACCCGGATCATGAGGTTGTTTTAATTGAAAAGGAAAAAAATGTACCCTTTATTGCTAGTGGTATTAACTTAGTTTTAAAAAATAAAATCCACGATTTATCTGACGCAATCGCCCCCTTAGTCGATTTAGATAAAATTGGGGTTAAGTCTTTTTTTGGTTATGAAGTTGTTGAGATTAATTGGGATAAAAAAACTATTCGTTATACTAATGGCAAAGGTTTACAAGAAGGGGACTATACTAATTTAGTTCTTGCGACCGGTTCTAAACAGTACTTGCCGCGACAATACATGAATGTAAAAAATATTTATAGTTATAAATCATTTTCAGAATCTCTAGATGTTTTGAAAGTGTTAGAAAATGCTAATACTATTGCGATTTCAGGGACAGGTTATGTTGGGGTAGAATTAGGGGAAGTATTAACCCAATTGAACAAGCAAGTATCTATCATTGGGCCTACCAAAAACTTGATACAAGAGTATTACGATCAAGAAATAAGTGATTGTATTAAGCATAAATTTACTAATTACGGTACTTCTCTTTTTTTAGAAAATCAAATTATGGATATAAATGAAGAAAATAACAGGCTTAACTTACAACTTTTGGAGGGTTCTGTTGCTTGTGATGTTTTAATAATGGCGAATAATTCAAGGCCTAATAGTGAACTATATTGGAATGGTTTAAGAATTTCGCAAGACAAAACAGTAGAAGTTAATCAGTATCTTCAAACCAATCAACCGCAAGTATATGCTATCGGGGATCTTATTGCATTACCGAATTTACTGACTAAGAATAAGACAAGACTATCGCTAATTACCGAGGCACGACAAACGGCTAGGATTGCAGCGTTAAATATAGTTGGGAAAAAAACTGTTATGCCAAAACAACTTAATATTTCTACAACGCAACTTTTTGGATTATATTTTGGTTCAGTGGGCTTAACGAAAGAAAAACTTGAACAGTCGAATATTGCCTATAAGACGATTAGGGTTGGAAATCTCTCTTCGTTTGAAAAAATACAAATTTCATTGCATGTGGATTTTAAGGATAGAATAGTGGGTGTACAAATAGTAAGTGAAAAAAACATCCAGACGTTACTAGATCTGTTGGAAATTGTTATTAGAAGTGGCTGGAAAATGGAAGAGCTATATAGTAATAACACATCTTTTTTTCCAATGTCGCCAAGTTTTACGTCCGTACTTCATGAAGCTGCAGCCTGCTACTTAGCACAAATACGAGAAGAGTAATCATTCATAGTATTAAACAATTATTGAAATTTTAATAGGACACAAAAAAATTGCTGTAACGTAATTTTTACTATTTGATTGGTATTAGTAAAGGCAATAAAAAGCAGACCTATCTTTTAAAATAGATAGGTCTGCTTTTTATTGTGGGCGTACCATGGTTAAGATATCTCCAAACAAAGCGTAATTATTCCCAGCTAATCGCGCGACTGGTCGCAACTTTTCATTGAGAATATATTCTTTATCTAAGTCGAAAACACTTTCAGCAAAATAATAATCCAAAACTTTTAAAATAAATAAATCAGAGATTATCACGCCTTGATCATCTTTTAAAGGGATTTCGTGTTGTAACTTAACTTCTAAGCGAATTAATGGGTCGATAAGTCCAGGAGTGGCAACACTGCGACTTTTAACTGTTGGCATATCGATTAAAGAAAGTTCACTTTCATCAGGCTTTAGACTAGCGGCCGTTTCATTCATTTGATGTAAAATATTTTCATCTACGACATGAATGACCCCTTCTTTTGTCTGACTCAGGTTTCTGGCAGTATCTTTTTTTTGGCCATTTTTTCGGGTAGTTGCAATCAAAACATAAGGTAAGTCACTAGAGACTACTGTGAAAAAACTAAATGGCGCCAGATTAACGACATCATTTTCACTACTTTTGGTTGTAATCCAAGCAATTGGTCGCGGGGCAACTGCGCCTGTTAAAAATTTGTAATTTTGTTTTGGTGCCAATTTATCGGCTGAAAAATGGATCATAAATGAGCCTCCTTAAAAATAAGAATACAATAATACCCGAACGTCAATTGTGCTACCTATTTGCTGTCTATTTTTATCATATCAATTTATAGACAACAGTAAAACGATAGCGTTGTGTTCGGGTAATTATCTTACTTATTTTAAATGAATTGAATTAAAAATCGGGATGATTTTATTCTTACGCACGTTTAGTATTGGCATCACTTGTGTCAAATGGGCGTACATAATCTTCAATTTCTTGTCGTTTGGGTTCCAAGAAAGGTGGTAAAGATAAAATTTCGCCGGCGGTTTCATAAGTTTCGTCTTCTAAAAAGCCAGGACCATCTGTTGCAAGTTCAAATAAGACATTTGGTGCAGCCATGAAGTATTCAGAGGCAAAGTAAAAACGTTCTGTGAACCCTGAATTTGGAAATTCCAACTCATTAATGCGACCAATCCACCATTCCAAAGCTTCTTTATCCGCAACGCGTAATGCTAAGTGGTGCACATTACCAAAACCTTCTGTAGCTCGAGGGATATCATCGCGGTGTTCTACAATAATGCTGGCACCGTTACCCCCTTCACCAATTTCAAATAAATGAAAGTCTTCATCATTTGCTGTTTCTTTAAAACCTAAAACATTTGTTAGAACTAAATTCATGTGTTCAAAATTTTCAATTGTAACAAAAGCAGGCCCTAAGCCAATTAGCGCATGCTCACTTGGCACATTGCTGTTTTTCCAAGGTGTACCACCGGCAACGCCTTGGTTATTTTGGTCAGAAATCAATTGATAGCGTTGATTATCAAAATCTTCAAATTCCATATACTTCTTACCAAAGCGTTCTTTAATTTCGCCATGTTCGACTTTGTGATCATCAAAACGAGATGTCCAGTAGGTCAAAGCAGCATCATCTTTGACACGAAATGAAGTACGAGAAATTGTATTTGTACCTTTCGTACCTTTTGGAATACCTGGAAAGTCAAAAAATGTCATATCTGTTCCGGCAGAACCTAAGTCGTCTGTGAAATATAGATGATAAGTTTCGATATCATCTTGATTTACTGTCTTTTTAATTAGACGCAGTCCTAAGATATCAGTAAAAAAGCGATAGATTTTTTCAGCGCTTGAAGTCATTGCAGTAACGTGGTGAAGCCCTCTAATTTGTGTATCCATTTTAATTCCTCCAAATTGGTCAAATAGTATCCTTACTAAAAGTAAGTATAGCGATTAAACGTATTTTCAGCAATTAATATGCTTTAATTACTTATTAAAATATGGAAAGGCTTATCCACTTAAATTATATACCCCACTTTTTTGAATGAATTTCAATTGAAAAAAAATTACCATAGTCTGTTACTTTGGAGTACACTAAATAGTAATAGAAAGTAAAGGATGTGTTGGTTTGAAACAAAATCATCTGTTTTTTGATTTGGATGGTACCATTATCAATTCACAAAAAGGAATTTTTTCTTCGATTCGTTATGCATTACAAAAAATGAACTTATCAGATTTATCAGATGAAGAACTATTTTCCTTTATTGGACCACCGCTGTTAACATCATTTAAAAAAATCGGTATGGATGAAGAACAAGCAAACAAGGCGGTTGTTTTTTATCGTGAACATTATCAACAAAGTGGGATGTTTGAAATCACTCCTTATGAAGGTATCGAGGAAGCTTTAGCCAAACTAGCTAAGGAAAAGCAGCTTTATTTAGCTACTTCAAAACCAGAAGTTTTTGCCAAGGCAATTTTAGATTTTTT
The DNA window shown above is from Enterococcus montenegrensis and carries:
- a CDS encoding helix-turn-helix domain-containing protein, which produces MLKRELLEKPYDFMNDILVYLYNNGGICTKDELCKNLVITPNTLTEYLALLADFVVENGFSNSIEIIEEQQTLTFKKDPTFPLKVCFLKFLEHSTKFQIVKWLFDNGSINGPVFQDQFNISSATYYRRIAELNELLEEFQITIKRGKITGSENQIRYFFYSYYWFLKENKSEFSKEVNQMYGPLIQDLKEQLDVTFDQMEELQIKLWMKISFTRFNQTRDYSFPKDFEQKDRPLFDIINSILFQYMKNYDRPYTLHEGLMFYDFFCSTRNFSVYSPFAFRLAKQQREEKTYLDYQNQQILSYLCRIGYIESEAFPKRHRILSHYLYQYHSQLYYFNGFVLNFDSWGIFLTAQNLRTPTDSKDVHDFMDFCQNQFYPDDPLQRYRSILSEINYSSILNIAQDLSNKRILISVHHSVNPFLASLTIQILKNTLGNKYELDLVLYEEDTPGDILLSNIYLESFRTRESYYYVFSDCCNKYDVAEIETLIQQVISERFAQKNPYS
- a CDS encoding FAD-dependent oxidoreductase, with translation MKKTVVIGASHSGQMVASEIKRFDPDHEVVLIEKEKNVPFIASGINLVLKNKIHDLSDAIAPLVDLDKIGVKSFFGYEVVEINWDKKTIRYTNGKGLQEGDYTNLVLATGSKQYLPRQYMNVKNIYSYKSFSESLDVLKVLENANTIAISGTGYVGVELGEVLTQLNKQVSIIGPTKNLIQEYYDQEISDCIKHKFTNYGTSLFLENQIMDINEENNRLNLQLLEGSVACDVLIMANNSRPNSELYWNGLRISQDKTVEVNQYLQTNQPQVYAIGDLIALPNLLTKNKTRLSLITEARQTARIAALNIVGKKTVMPKQLNISTTQLFGLYFGSVGLTKEKLEQSNIAYKTIRVGNLSSFEKIQISLHVDFKDRIVGVQIVSEKNIQTLLDLLEIVIRSGWKMEELYSNNTSFFPMSPSFTSVLHEAAACYLAQIREE
- a CDS encoding flavin reductase family protein yields the protein MIHFSADKLAPKQNYKFLTGAVAPRPIAWITTKSSENDVVNLAPFSFFTVVSSDLPYVLIATTRKNGQKKDTARNLSQTKEGVIHVVDENILHQMNETAASLKPDESELSLIDMPTVKSRSVATPGLIDPLIRLEVKLQHEIPLKDDQGVIISDLFILKVLDYYFAESVFDLDKEYILNEKLRPVARLAGNNYALFGDILTMVRPQ
- a CDS encoding ring-cleaving dioxygenase, which translates into the protein MDTQIRGLHHVTAMTSSAEKIYRFFTDILGLRLIKKTVNQDDIETYHLYFTDDLGSAGTDMTFFDFPGIPKGTKGTNTISRTSFRVKDDAALTYWTSRFDDHKVEHGEIKERFGKKYMEFEDFDNQRYQLISDQNNQGVAGGTPWKNSNVPSEHALIGLGPAFVTIENFEHMNLVLTNVLGFKETANDEDFHLFEIGEGGNGASIIVEHRDDIPRATEGFGNVHHLALRVADKEALEWWIGRINELEFPNSGFTERFYFASEYFMAAPNVLFELATDGPGFLEDETYETAGEILSLPPFLEPKRQEIEDYVRPFDTSDANTKRA
- a CDS encoding HAD hydrolase-like protein; its protein translation is MKQNHLFFDLDGTIINSQKGIFSSIRYALQKMNLSDLSDEELFSFIGPPLLTSFKKIGMDEEQANKAVVFYREHYQQSGMFEITPYEGIEEALAKLAKEKQLYLATSKPEVFAKAILDFLDYTQYFTGIYGADLDNKRSEKAAVLAYGLESTGLKDKSTAVMIGDRENDILGGKANNILPVGVLYGFGDQAELKAAGCEIFVELPKDLINLFNG